One segment of Solanum lycopersicum chromosome 1, SLM_r2.1 DNA contains the following:
- the LOC101253316 gene encoding small ribosomal subunit protein uS9 has translation MQKQEAAAATVESVQCFGRKKTAVAVTHCKRGRGLIKINGVPIELVQPEILRYKAFEPILLLGRHRFAGVDMRIRVKGGGHTSQIYAIRQSIAKALVAFYQKFVDEQQKKEIKDILIRYDRTLLVADPRRCEPKKFGGRGARSRFQKSYR, from the coding sequence ATGCAGAAGCAAGAAGCAGCCGCAGCTACGGTGGAATCCGTCCAATGCTTCGGGAGGAAGAAGACGGCAGTGGCGGTGACTCACTGCAAGCGTGGGCGTGGTTTGATCAAGATTAACGGTGTCCCAATCGAGCTTGTTCAGCCGGAGATCCTCCGGTACAAGGCCTTTGAACCAATCCTTCTCTTAGGACGTCATCGTTTCGCCGGAGTTGACATGCGTATCCGTGTGAAGGGAGGTGGTCACACTTCTCAGATCTACGCTATCCGTCAGTCAATTGCAAAGGCACTTGTTGCGTTTTACCAGAAGTTTGTGGATGAGCAGCAGAAGAAGGAGATTAAGGATATTCTCATTCGCTATGATAGGACTCTCCTTGTTGCTGATCCTAGGCGTTGTGAGCCTAAGAAGTTTGGTGGTCGTGGTGCTCGTTCTAGGTTCCAGAAATCTTACCGTTGA
- the LOC101253019 gene encoding myricetin 7/4'-O-methyltransferase 2 isoform X2, producing MSSSESTSSELLHAQAQIWNYIFNFISSSAVRCAFQLGIPDVLYKHDKPMCLSDISAELSVVNSSKVSFLPILMQFLVQSGFLNQHEDHYSLTPASCLLAKDDPFNVRSLLLLNHGQAFSKAWPELSDWFQNDSPTPFHTAHGKSLWDFIGEEQPSVLGDIFNDALASDSRLNTNVLIAECKHVFEGLTSLVDVGGGTGTVSIAIAKAFPNIKCTVLDLPQVVGDLKGSGNLDFVGGDMFDMIPHTNAILLKVLKKCKESIPSREKGGKVIIIDTVLEDPKQSNEFVRAQHNMGMLMMVLFAAKERTEKEWEKLFSEAGFTEYKIFPALGLRSLIEIYP from the exons ATGTCATCGAGTGAGAGTACTTCGAGTGAGCTTCTTCATGCTCAAGCTCAAATTTGGaattatattttcaacttcataaGTTCTTCAGCAGTAAGATGTGCATTTCAACTAGGAATCCCTGATGTTCTGTACAAACATGATAAGCCCATGTGTCTATCTGATATTTCTGCTGAACTGTCTGTGGTCAATTCTTCAAAGGTTTCCTTCTTACCAATTTTAATGCAGTTTCTTGTGCAATCTGGTTTCCTAAATCAACATGAAGATCACTATTCTCTTACCCCAGCTAGTTGCCTTCTTGCGAAAGATGATCCTTTCAATGTTAGGTCACTCTTGCTTCTCAATCATGGTCAAGCCTTTTCAAAAGCATGGCCTGAGTTAAGTGATTGGTTCCAAAATGATTCTCCAACTCCTTTTCATACCGCTCATGGAAAATCTTTATGGGATTTTATTGGGGAAGAACAACCTAGTGTACTAGGTGATATTTTCAACGATGCATTGGCTAGTGACTCCAGGTTGAATACTAATGTGCTTATTGCAGAGTGTAAACATGTGTTTGAGGGGTTAACATCGTTGGTAGACGTTGGGGGTGGCACTGGTACTGTGTCTATAGCCATAGCCAAAGCCTTTCCTAACATAAAGTGCACAGTACTTGATCTCCCTCAGGTTGTAGGTGACCTAAAAGGAAGTGGGAATTTGGACTTCGTTGGAGGAGACATGTTCGATATGATTCCTCATACTAATGCCATCTTACTCAAG GTACTGAAGAAATGCAAAGAGTCAATTCCAAGCCGGGAAAAAGGAGGGAAAGTAATAATCATAGATACTGTTCTGGAGGATCCGAAGCAGAGCAATGAGTTTGTTCGAGCACAACATAATATGGGTATGTTGATGATGGTTCTTTTTGCTGCCAAAGAGAGAACTGAGAAAGAGTGGGAGAAGCTCTTCAGTGAAGCTGGTTTCACTGAGTACAAAATATTTCCCGCTCTAGGTTTAAGGTCTCTTATTGAAATTTACCCTTGA
- the LOC101253019 gene encoding myricetin 7/4'-O-methyltransferase 2 isoform X3, with protein MSSSESTSSELLHAQAQIWNYIFNFISSSAVRCAFQLGIPDVLYKHDKPMCLSDISAELSVVNSSKVSFLPILMQFLVQSGFLNQHEDHYSLTPASCLLAKDDPFNVRSLLLLNHGQAFSKAWPELSDWFQNDSPTPFHTAHGKSLWDFIGEEQPSVLGDIFNDALASDSRLNTNVLIAECKHVFEGLTSLVDVGGGTGTVSIAIAKAFPNIKCTVLDLPQVVGDLKGSGNLDFVGGDMFDMIPHTNAILLKKCKESIPSREKGGKVIIIDTVLEDPKQSNEFVRAQHNMGMLMMVLFAAKERTEKEWEKLFSEAGFTEYKIFPALGLRSLIEIYP; from the exons ATGTCATCGAGTGAGAGTACTTCGAGTGAGCTTCTTCATGCTCAAGCTCAAATTTGGaattatattttcaacttcataaGTTCTTCAGCAGTAAGATGTGCATTTCAACTAGGAATCCCTGATGTTCTGTACAAACATGATAAGCCCATGTGTCTATCTGATATTTCTGCTGAACTGTCTGTGGTCAATTCTTCAAAGGTTTCCTTCTTACCAATTTTAATGCAGTTTCTTGTGCAATCTGGTTTCCTAAATCAACATGAAGATCACTATTCTCTTACCCCAGCTAGTTGCCTTCTTGCGAAAGATGATCCTTTCAATGTTAGGTCACTCTTGCTTCTCAATCATGGTCAAGCCTTTTCAAAAGCATGGCCTGAGTTAAGTGATTGGTTCCAAAATGATTCTCCAACTCCTTTTCATACCGCTCATGGAAAATCTTTATGGGATTTTATTGGGGAAGAACAACCTAGTGTACTAGGTGATATTTTCAACGATGCATTGGCTAGTGACTCCAGGTTGAATACTAATGTGCTTATTGCAGAGTGTAAACATGTGTTTGAGGGGTTAACATCGTTGGTAGACGTTGGGGGTGGCACTGGTACTGTGTCTATAGCCATAGCCAAAGCCTTTCCTAACATAAAGTGCACAGTACTTGATCTCCCTCAGGTTGTAGGTGACCTAAAAGGAAGTGGGAATTTGGACTTCGTTGGAGGAGACATGTTCGATATGATTCCTCATACTAATGCCATCTTACTCAAG AAATGCAAAGAGTCAATTCCAAGCCGGGAAAAAGGAGGGAAAGTAATAATCATAGATACTGTTCTGGAGGATCCGAAGCAGAGCAATGAGTTTGTTCGAGCACAACATAATATGGGTATGTTGATGATGGTTCTTTTTGCTGCCAAAGAGAGAACTGAGAAAGAGTGGGAGAAGCTCTTCAGTGAAGCTGGTTTCACTGAGTACAAAATATTTCCCGCTCTAGGTTTAAGGTCTCTTATTGAAATTTACCCTTGA
- the LOC101268608 gene encoding uncharacterized protein yields MEGAAQRSLTVKSCKRKLESSNNKVSWPWEKFDLARPPLVETETNPIDRTVAHLLFYNPSELPSKLAEFPKSSMFSMLNCEREAIGSPSFPSRFSQQNSETNSTTALQGPKASTSHNEVDIMRSSPCTETSENASNNEGADGSVIGVEATS; encoded by the exons ATGGAAGGGGCAGCCCAAAGGTCTCTTACTGTCAAAAGCTGCAAAAGGAAGCTGGAATCAAGTAACAACAAGGTTTCTTGGCCTTGGGAAAAATTTGACTTAGCAAG ACCACCCCTTGTAGAGACAGAGACGAATCCAATAGACCGCACTGTAGCTCATCTGCTCTTCTACAATCCATCAGAGTTGCCGTCAAAACTTGCTGAATTTCCCAAGTCATCAATGTTTTCAATGCTCAATTGTGAAAGAGAAGCAATTGGTTCACCAAGCTTCCCAAGCAGATTTTCACAACAGAATTCTGAAACTAATTCAACCACAGCTCTCCAGGGACCAAAAGCTTCTACCTCTCATAATGAAGTGGATATAATGAGAAGTAGCCCCTGCACTGAGACTTCTGAGAATGCATCAAACAATGAAGGAGCAGATGGTAGTGTTATTGGGGTTGAAGCCACATCGTGA
- the LOC101253019 gene encoding myricetin 7/4'-O-methyltransferase 2 isoform X1: MSSSESTSSELLHAQAQIWNYIFNFISSSAVRCAFQLGIPDVLYKHDKPMCLSDISAELSVVNSSKVSFLPILMQFLVQSGFLNQHEDHYSLTPASCLLAKDDPFNVRSLLLLNHGQAFSKAWPELSDWFQNDSPTPFHTAHGKSLWDFIGEEQPSVLGDIFNDALASDSRLNTNVLIAECKHVFEGLTSLVDVGGGTGTVSIAIAKAFPNIKCTVLDLPQVVGDLKGSGNLDFVGGDMFDMIPHTNAILLKCVLHDWNDEDCVKVLKKCKESIPSREKGGKVIIIDTVLEDPKQSNEFVRAQHNMGMLMMVLFAAKERTEKEWEKLFSEAGFTEYKIFPALGLRSLIEIYP; the protein is encoded by the exons ATGTCATCGAGTGAGAGTACTTCGAGTGAGCTTCTTCATGCTCAAGCTCAAATTTGGaattatattttcaacttcataaGTTCTTCAGCAGTAAGATGTGCATTTCAACTAGGAATCCCTGATGTTCTGTACAAACATGATAAGCCCATGTGTCTATCTGATATTTCTGCTGAACTGTCTGTGGTCAATTCTTCAAAGGTTTCCTTCTTACCAATTTTAATGCAGTTTCTTGTGCAATCTGGTTTCCTAAATCAACATGAAGATCACTATTCTCTTACCCCAGCTAGTTGCCTTCTTGCGAAAGATGATCCTTTCAATGTTAGGTCACTCTTGCTTCTCAATCATGGTCAAGCCTTTTCAAAAGCATGGCCTGAGTTAAGTGATTGGTTCCAAAATGATTCTCCAACTCCTTTTCATACCGCTCATGGAAAATCTTTATGGGATTTTATTGGGGAAGAACAACCTAGTGTACTAGGTGATATTTTCAACGATGCATTGGCTAGTGACTCCAGGTTGAATACTAATGTGCTTATTGCAGAGTGTAAACATGTGTTTGAGGGGTTAACATCGTTGGTAGACGTTGGGGGTGGCACTGGTACTGTGTCTATAGCCATAGCCAAAGCCTTTCCTAACATAAAGTGCACAGTACTTGATCTCCCTCAGGTTGTAGGTGACCTAAAAGGAAGTGGGAATTTGGACTTCGTTGGAGGAGACATGTTCGATATGATTCCTCATACTAATGCCATCTTACTCAAG TGTGTTCTACACGACTGGAATGACGAAGATTGTGTGAAGGTACTGAAGAAATGCAAAGAGTCAATTCCAAGCCGGGAAAAAGGAGGGAAAGTAATAATCATAGATACTGTTCTGGAGGATCCGAAGCAGAGCAATGAGTTTGTTCGAGCACAACATAATATGGGTATGTTGATGATGGTTCTTTTTGCTGCCAAAGAGAGAACTGAGAAAGAGTGGGAGAAGCTCTTCAGTGAAGCTGGTTTCACTGAGTACAAAATATTTCCCGCTCTAGGTTTAAGGTCTCTTATTGAAATTTACCCTTGA
- the LOC101243635 gene encoding uncharacterized protein produces the protein MPQRSSKDQEMPTPTLRRSPRLNAAAAAAEVIKKQIEVSKSPTKSTTRLRRSSRLSIGTPQNNGEVKNSERRVSRDSAWVCVAIDDSVEERNGVVTRSGKARVSRCVLGGIIESPVPLSEVAGCGEDDGNGGLGKKEAGLKRKRTQGMEENNVVVNGWTNEQELALQSAYFAAKATPNFWKKVAKMVPGKSAKDCFDKIHSDFVTPPQPQPRSRVKKMNTLSLSPCATKLLQSTEKNTNKRRHSKPKNHLSRKAVRQLLEKQSDADRDKRGDFFNALESSTNPTDGAFCQDAIFVTPERNKESLLRKCLERSSSTQKKHRSRLSDSSGATLTSPPVLKPIKNKALHDKYVDQLHCREAKRKAATSKTAKGNQNKNENVIKPDVIKAAKNALISEARDAINQFQNLQTRAMNSFNDDDDDDYYDENHNSDNDEDAR, from the exons ATGCCTCAAAGAAGCTCCAAAGATCAAGAAATGCCAACACCTACTCTCAGAAGATCTCCGCGGCTTAATGCCGCTGCTGCTGCTGCAGAAGTCATCAAGAAACAGATTGAAGTTTCAAAAAGCCCCACAAAATCGACTACCAGGTTGCGAAGATCTTCAAGATTGAGTATTGGAACTCCGCAGAACAATGGTGAGGTTAAGAATTCAGAGAGAAGGGTAAGTCGTGATTCTGCTTGGGTTTGTGTCGCCATTGACGATTCAGTTGAGGAAAGAAATGGGGTTGTTACTAGAAGTGGAAAAGCTCGTGTTTCTAGATGTGTGTTGGGTGGTATCATAGAGAGTCCTGTCCCATTGTCTGAAGTAGCGGGATGTGGGGAGGACGATGGCAATGGCGGCTTGGGAAAGAAAGAGGCAGGCTtgaagaggaagagaacccaAGGAATGGAGGAGAATAATGTTGTTGTTAATGGGTGGACCAATGAACAAGAGTTGGCGTTGCAAAGTGCGTATTTTGCGGCGAAGGCAACACCTAACTTCTGGAAGAAAGTTGCTAAGATG GTGCCTGGGAAATCAGCAAAGGATTGTTTTGACAAGATACATTCGGATTTTGTAACCCCACCTCAGCCTCAACCACGTTCAAGGGTTAAAAAGATGAATACATTATCTCTTTCTCCGTGTGCAACGAAATTGCTTCAGTCCACTGAGAAAAACACAAACAAGCGGAGGCATAGCAAGCCAAAGAACCATCTTTCACGCAAGGCTGTGAGACAACTACTGGAAAAGCAAAGTGATGCAGATAGAGATAAACGAGGAGACTTCTTCAATGCTCTTGAATCATCAACAAATCCAACTGATGGGGCGTTTTGCCAGGACGCAATTTTTGTCACCCCAGAGCGCAACAAAGAAAGTTTGCTTAGAAAGTGCCTGGAGAGATCGTCTTCAACCCAGAAAAAGCACCGTTCTCGATTAAGTGATTCATCTGGAGCAACTCTTACCAGCCCACCAGTTCTAAAGCCAATTAAGAATAAGGCCTTACATGACAAGTATGTTGATCAGCTACATTGCAGGGAAGCAAAGAGAAAGGCAGCCACTTCAAAGACAGCAAAGGGCAACCAAAACAAGAATGAGAATGTCATAAAGCCGGATGTTATTAAAGCTGCGAAAAATGCTCTAATATCTGAAGCAAGAGATGCAATCaaccaatttcaaaatttacagACACGCGCCATGAACAGTTTcaatgatgatgacgatgatgattattatgatgAGAACCATAATTCAGACAATGACGAGGATGCCAGATAG
- the LOC112940685 gene encoding protein PELPK2-like, translated as MALLAISSITTSHAARSLLQLPNLPIIPSLPQPTVQKLPTIPNLPTAVTLPSVASLPTLPTANTPLPSLPTLPSVPKMTLPPMPASIPLPNTPSLPNIPTIPNIIPTNSPPPSN; from the coding sequence ATGGCATTATTGGCCATATCAAGCATCACTACAAGTCATGCTGCTCGTAGCCTACTGCAACTTCCTAACTTGCCTATAATCCCTTCATTGCCTCAGCCGACAGTGCAAAAATTGCCCACTATACCAAACTTGCCAACAGCAGTCACATTGCCAAGTGTTGCATCGTTGCCAACACTTCCAACAGCTAATACACCTTTACCTTCTTTGCCAACATTGCCCTCTGTGCCTAAGATGACTCTGCCACCAATGCCTGCCAGCATTCCTCTACCCAACACGCCATCCCTTCCAAACATTCCCACAATTCCAAATATTATTCCTACAAATTCACCTCCTCCATCCAACTAA